The following are from one region of the Yoonia sp. R2331 genome:
- a CDS encoding urease subunit beta — translation MIPGEVIAVKGEITLNANAKAVTIMVANTGDRPVQVGSHYHFAEANPALDFDRDAAHGHRLDIAAGTAVRFEPGQKREVDLIPFGGSRVVYGFNQKVMGGL, via the coding sequence ATGATCCCCGGAGAAGTCATTGCCGTAAAAGGTGAAATCACGCTGAACGCCAATGCAAAGGCGGTCACGATAATGGTTGCAAACACTGGCGACCGCCCGGTGCAGGTCGGCAGTCACTACCACTTTGCCGAAGCCAACCCCGCGCTCGACTTTGACCGCGATGCAGCCCACGGTCACCGCCTCGACATCGCCGCGGGCACTGCCGTGCGGTTCGAGCCGGGCCAAAAGCGCGAGGTGGACTTGATCCCGTTTGGGGGCAGCCGCGTGGTTTATGGTTTCAATCAAAAAGTCATGGGGGGGCTCTGA
- the ureG gene encoding urease accessory protein UreG: MKSTHGPVRVGIGGPVGAGKTTLTANLARALHPKMSIGVITNDIYTQEDAEALVRMQVLPSDRIIGVETGGCPHTAIREDASINLAAVAQMRDRHPEVDMVLIESGGDNLSATFSPELADITIYVIDVAAGEEIPRKGGPAITKSDLLVINKTDLAPYVGADLDVMRRDAARMRGDKPFVMVSQRQDDMSPVISSILTLAGFE; the protein is encoded by the coding sequence ATGAAAAGCACCCACGGACCCGTGCGCGTTGGCATTGGTGGTCCTGTTGGCGCGGGCAAAACCACGTTGACAGCCAATCTTGCGCGTGCGCTGCACCCGAAGATGTCGATTGGCGTGATTACGAACGACATCTACACGCAGGAAGACGCAGAAGCGCTGGTGCGCATGCAGGTGCTGCCCAGCGACCGGATCATCGGGGTCGAAACGGGCGGCTGCCCGCACACGGCGATCCGAGAAGACGCCTCGATCAATCTGGCAGCAGTGGCGCAGATGCGGGACCGGCACCCCGAGGTGGACATGGTGCTGATCGAAAGCGGTGGTGACAATCTGTCGGCGACATTCAGCCCCGAGCTGGCCGATATCACTATCTATGTCATCGACGTGGCCGCCGGCGAGGAGATTCCGCGCAAAGGTGGACCCGCGATCACCAAATCCGATCTGTTGGTGATCAACAAGACCGACCTGGCACCCTATGTCGGCGCTGATCTGGACGTGATGCGCCGGGACGCGGCGCGAATGCGGGGTGACAAGCCCTTTGTCATGGTCAGTCAGCGGCAAGACGATATGTCACCAGTTATCAGTTCCATTCTGACACTTGCGGGCTTTGAATGA
- a CDS encoding EAL domain-containing protein translates to MQHHLINLGPSIAPLIQAMQMPAMALSIDGQVTVLNAAAADTLGLSSESIGPGLRFADLLSPPDQVEFASVQARAADGKPIDPPTFALHWRGKAASFVVSDLRDDAGAQIGFLVQQPLDIQTAELLTWQDALLSGDYGLWEIDVCSQVCSYNDDWYRMRGRSRSDTNLTRPDSIFERVHPEDAARLRESLAHVMTHGGDKFSIEFRERHNDGHYLWVLSRGRVVARDTDGNPQRFVGTDTDITQPKTSQTLIDDLTERELRWKVAIQSADQGVWDHDKGSGQRFVSDTWRKMRGMPSEEDVHQSVDAWLADVHPDDIDMVKGEIKRHESGETDVINYQYRQRHRDGHWVWILSRGRVVERFDDGRSARIIGTDTDITEIKKVEEEHEQMSDRLRVAMRAAEMGRWEFNVRDSVAYWDDRLLEMFGVPELDNFQPADFWSTLIHPDDLERATAISEDSVKRGIDLALDYRILRPDGSIVHVRSRAIFVADAKRGDRFVGVNIDITNDILRQEELEAARALLEHESRHDAMTGLTNRRGLDELQGGFLRDFPDQRQAVLHLDLDNFKQINDTLGHGAGDAVLIHAADILRQSARDDWVAARVGGDEFVMLMADAPSDAELAEVAGQIISKMNAPFAFKGQPCNFGVSIGIAVSDRQQAPDASLFVSADLALYAAKADGRGRFRFFDEAMRKTAADRKDAFDALRSGFNQGEIICHYQPQFDAHTLQLTGLEALVRWQSPTRGLIMPDAFLGTAEEMGMIAQFDALVLQRAQHDLQQWQEAGHDVPRVSVNVSAMRLSDPDLIRTLEGMNLAPGKFAFELLESAFLDSYGDELADNLSALRTMGIDVEIDDFGTGHASIVSLLQVSPDRLKIDRQLISPITHSKRQRNLIATIINIGRMQGVAVVAEGVETAEHARILRDLGCDYLQGYALGRPLPFDQVMALLGRLDANAGRLILAA, encoded by the coding sequence ATGCAGCATCACCTAATCAACCTCGGACCGTCGATTGCGCCGCTGATCCAGGCGATGCAGATGCCTGCAATGGCGTTGTCGATTGATGGCCAGGTTACTGTGCTGAATGCTGCAGCGGCGGATACGCTGGGCCTGTCTTCTGAATCGATTGGTCCCGGCCTGCGGTTTGCGGACCTTCTCAGCCCCCCGGATCAGGTCGAATTTGCCAGTGTGCAAGCCAGGGCCGCGGACGGGAAACCGATTGATCCGCCAACATTTGCGCTGCACTGGCGCGGCAAAGCGGCAAGTTTCGTGGTCAGTGATTTGCGGGATGATGCCGGCGCGCAAATTGGGTTTCTGGTGCAGCAGCCACTCGACATCCAAACGGCGGAGCTTTTGACATGGCAAGATGCCCTGTTGAGCGGCGATTACGGGCTGTGGGAAATTGATGTCTGCAGTCAGGTCTGCAGCTACAACGACGATTGGTATCGGATGCGCGGCCGCAGCCGCAGTGACACCAATCTAACGCGGCCAGACAGCATCTTTGAACGCGTTCATCCCGAAGACGCTGCCCGTCTGCGCGAAAGTCTTGCCCATGTCATGACGCATGGTGGCGACAAATTCTCGATCGAATTTCGAGAGCGTCACAATGACGGGCATTATCTGTGGGTTCTCAGTCGCGGCCGGGTCGTGGCACGTGACACAGACGGTAATCCGCAACGGTTTGTTGGCACGGACACGGACATAACCCAACCCAAGACCAGTCAGACCCTCATTGATGACCTGACAGAACGTGAATTGCGCTGGAAGGTTGCCATCCAAAGCGCCGATCAGGGGGTCTGGGATCATGACAAGGGCTCTGGTCAGCGGTTCGTGTCAGATACCTGGCGCAAAATGCGTGGCATGCCGTCTGAAGAAGACGTGCACCAATCGGTGGACGCTTGGCTGGCCGATGTGCATCCAGATGACATCGACATGGTGAAGGGCGAGATTAAGCGCCATGAGTCGGGCGAAACCGATGTGATCAATTACCAATACCGGCAGCGGCATCGCGACGGTCACTGGGTCTGGATCCTCAGCCGTGGCCGCGTGGTCGAACGCTTCGACGATGGGCGATCTGCCCGTATCATCGGCACAGACACCGACATCACAGAGATCAAGAAGGTCGAGGAAGAGCACGAACAGATGTCCGACCGCTTGCGCGTGGCGATGCGCGCGGCTGAAATGGGGCGGTGGGAATTCAACGTGCGCGATAGCGTTGCCTATTGGGATGACCGCCTGCTTGAAATGTTCGGCGTGCCGGAACTGGATAATTTCCAGCCCGCCGACTTTTGGTCGACCTTGATCCATCCTGACGATCTGGAACGCGCCACTGCGATTTCAGAGGATTCTGTCAAACGCGGCATTGATCTTGCGCTCGATTATCGCATCCTCCGGCCTGACGGTAGCATCGTGCATGTGCGCAGCCGTGCGATCTTTGTGGCGGACGCCAAGCGCGGCGACCGGTTTGTAGGTGTGAATATCGACATCACCAACGACATCCTCCGTCAGGAAGAACTGGAGGCCGCCCGCGCCCTGCTGGAACATGAATCGCGCCACGATGCGATGACAGGCCTCACCAACCGCCGCGGTCTGGATGAATTACAGGGCGGCTTTCTGCGCGATTTTCCCGATCAGCGGCAGGCGGTGCTGCACCTTGACCTTGATAACTTCAAACAGATCAATGACACGCTTGGCCACGGCGCGGGTGATGCGGTGCTGATCCACGCCGCTGACATCCTGCGCCAATCCGCCCGCGACGATTGGGTCGCGGCCCGGGTGGGTGGCGATGAATTTGTGATGCTGATGGCCGATGCGCCCTCTGACGCAGAGCTGGCCGAGGTTGCCGGGCAGATCATCAGCAAGATGAATGCGCCTTTTGCCTTCAAAGGGCAGCCCTGCAATTTTGGCGTCAGCATCGGTATCGCGGTCTCGGACCGGCAGCAGGCACCCGATGCCTCGTTGTTTGTTTCAGCCGATCTTGCGCTTTACGCGGCCAAGGCAGACGGACGGGGCCGATTTAGGTTCTTTGACGAAGCAATGCGCAAGACCGCCGCAGACCGCAAAGATGCCTTTGACGCGCTCCGATCTGGCTTCAATCAGGGAGAGATCATTTGCCACTATCAACCGCAGTTTGATGCCCACACGCTGCAACTTACCGGGCTTGAGGCTTTGGTACGCTGGCAAAGTCCGACCCGCGGCCTGATCATGCCCGATGCTTTCCTTGGCACCGCGGAAGAAATGGGGATGATTGCACAGTTTGACGCGTTGGTCCTTCAGCGTGCGCAGCACGATTTGCAACAATGGCAAGAGGCGGGGCATGATGTGCCGCGTGTTTCTGTGAATGTATCAGCCATGCGCCTGTCAGACCCCGATTTGATCCGCACGCTGGAAGGCATGAATTTGGCACCGGGCAAGTTTGCCTTTGAGCTGCTGGAATCGGCGTTTCTGGATTCCTATGGCGACGAGCTGGCCGATAACCTTAGCGCGCTGCGCACAATGGGCATTGATGTCGAGATTGACGACTTCGGCACCGGCCATGCTTCGATTGTCAGCCTTTTGCAGGTGTCCCCTGATCGGCTGAAAATTGATCGCCAATTGATCAGCCCCATCACCCATTCCAAACGCCAGCGGAACCTGATTGCAACGATCATCAACATTGGGCGGATGCAGGGTGTGGCAGTTGTGGCCGAAGGCGTGGAAACCGCCGAACACGCGCGCATTCTGCGCGATCTGGGGTGTGATTATTTGCAAGGCTATGCCCTTGGCCGCCCCCTGCCCTTTGATCAGGTCATGGCGCTGCTCGGCCGGCTTGACGCAAACGCCGGGCGCCTGATCCTCGCGGCGTAG
- a CDS encoding urease accessory protein UreE, with the protein MTSLPRAIKAHPVALGGAHDAGCTLDYDGRFVRRKRLMTDAGWPFVVDLAQTTSMDEGSFFELDDGRTVIVHAAVEPLLMVKGNLPRLAWHIGNRHTPCQMEADHLLIQRDPVIAHMLEHLEAQVTEVDARFRPEGGAYGHGRTLPHEHGHSAHEH; encoded by the coding sequence ATGACCAGCCTGCCACGCGCGATCAAGGCCCATCCCGTGGCGCTGGGCGGCGCGCATGATGCGGGCTGCACGCTGGACTATGATGGCCGATTTGTGCGGCGCAAACGGCTGATGACGGACGCTGGCTGGCCCTTTGTGGTTGATCTGGCCCAGACCACATCCATGGATGAAGGCAGCTTTTTTGAGCTGGATGACGGGCGCACCGTGATCGTGCATGCCGCGGTTGAACCGCTTTTGATGGTCAAGGGCAACCTGCCGCGACTGGCCTGGCATATCGGCAATCGGCATACGCCGTGCCAGATGGAAGCGGACCACCTGCTGATCCAGCGCGATCCGGTTATTGCCCATATGCTGGAACATCTTGAGGCGCAGGTGACCGAGGTTGACGCGCGGTTCCGCCCCGAAGGCGGGGCCTATGGGCACGGCCGGACCCTGCCGCATGAACACGGACACAGCGCGCATGAGCATTGA
- a CDS encoding urease accessory protein UreD — translation MGVITQNVQSASAAEGSSPPRAQGSAHVAVARKAGRTRLQDLRQSGALKLVFPRRHGVDDVEAVAVNTAGGITGGDRFFLTANVGAGAHLRLTTQAAERVYRAQSGSGQVSTQITVGQGAKLHWLPQETILFEGGALRRRFAVDLAQDAQFLLVEPLVFGRQAMGEDLSRFLLDDRIIVRRAGQPLYFDGTRLTTGAQLQRGAQVGGARAAAQVVMVGPMAAASLPVVRSHLPATAGASLIGDDLLVVRMLAADSFAMRQDLLPILDHLTDNQLPTSWRL, via the coding sequence ATGGGAGTGATCACACAAAATGTCCAATCTGCGTCTGCTGCAGAGGGATCCTCGCCGCCGCGCGCGCAGGGGTCTGCCCATGTTGCTGTGGCTCGAAAGGCAGGGCGGACAAGGCTGCAGGATTTGCGCCAGTCTGGCGCGCTCAAGCTGGTATTCCCGCGCCGTCACGGTGTTGACGATGTCGAGGCTGTCGCGGTCAACACCGCTGGCGGGATCACGGGCGGTGATCGTTTTTTTCTGACCGCAAATGTAGGCGCGGGCGCGCATCTGCGGCTGACGACACAAGCGGCAGAGCGGGTCTACCGTGCCCAAAGCGGCAGCGGTCAGGTCAGCACGCAGATCACCGTCGGGCAGGGCGCAAAACTGCACTGGCTGCCGCAGGAAACGATCCTTTTCGAAGGGGGTGCCCTGCGCCGTCGCTTTGCGGTTGATTTGGCCCAAGATGCCCAGTTTTTGTTGGTCGAACCGCTTGTTTTTGGCCGTCAGGCGATGGGCGAAGACCTGTCTCGTTTTTTGCTGGACGACCGTATCATTGTCCGGCGGGCGGGCCAGCCGCTTTACTTTGATGGCACGCGTCTGACCACCGGTGCCCAGCTGCAGCGCGGTGCGCAGGTCGGGGGGGCTCGGGCAGCGGCACAGGTGGTCATGGTCGGACCAATGGCCGCCGCGTCCTTGCCGGTGGTGCGCAGTCATCTGCCCGCCACCGCCGGGGCGAGCCTGATCGGCGATGACCTGCTGGTGGTGCGCATGTTGGCGGCTGACAGCTTTGCCATGCGGCAAGACCTTTTACCGATCCTTGACCATCTAACTGATAACCAACTGCCGACATCATGGAGACTATGA
- a CDS encoding urease subunit gamma translates to MQLTPREKDKLLVAMAAEVARKRLARGVKLNHPEAIALITDTVVEGARDGRSVADMMQAGGHVLTRDQVMDGIAEMIHEVQVEATFPDGTKLVTVHDPIR, encoded by the coding sequence ATGCAACTGACCCCCCGCGAGAAAGACAAGCTGCTGGTGGCCATGGCCGCCGAAGTGGCGCGCAAGCGGCTGGCGCGCGGCGTCAAGCTGAACCACCCCGAAGCGATTGCGCTGATCACTGACACCGTGGTCGAAGGCGCGCGCGACGGCCGGTCCGTGGCCGACATGATGCAAGCGGGGGGGCATGTGCTGACCCGTGATCAGGTGATGGATGGCATTGCCGAGATGATCCACGAGGTGCAGGTCGAGGCGACGTTTCCTGACGGCACCAAACTGGTCACTGTCCATGACCCGATCCGCTAA
- a CDS encoding FGGY-family carbohydrate kinase, with translation MTRPRHIAVIDIGKTNAKLALVDLSTLTEMAVVTRPNIVQPAPPYPHYDVDGHWAFLLDALAQFHREHRIDAISVTTHGACAALLDSTGALAAPILDYEHTYPAEVVDAYEAIKPDFAQTGSPRLAGGLNIGAQLHWLLASDPTLKDRTAQIVTYPQYWGHRLTGVTATDVTSIGCHTDLWNPYDGTFSDLPAKLGIRDKIAPVRRPSDILGPILPEIAKATGLAPETPVCVGIHDSNASLYPHVISQVGPVSVVSTGTWVIVMSMKDGGAVALDPSRDTLVNVNAREQAVASARFMGGREFEMVQQGQQVAPTEQEVTAVLERPCMLLPSVETGSGPFQGRQMHWHNGEPEVGTGQRSAALSFYLALMTGTCLNFVKGDGPTIVEGPFARNPEYLAMLQAVTERPVLTNAAVTGTSIGAAMLLGDDEFPPKLDQEEPTLPLDALRAYAGLWSELTGAA, from the coding sequence ATGACCAGACCCCGCCACATCGCCGTCATTGATATTGGCAAAACCAATGCAAAACTGGCGTTGGTTGATCTGTCGACCCTCACCGAAATGGCGGTCGTCACGCGGCCTAATATCGTGCAGCCGGCACCTCCTTATCCGCACTATGATGTCGATGGGCATTGGGCGTTCCTTTTGGATGCCTTGGCACAGTTCCACCGAGAGCACCGGATCGACGCAATTTCAGTGACGACCCACGGGGCTTGTGCTGCGTTGCTGGATTCCACCGGCGCATTGGCCGCACCAATCCTGGACTATGAACACACCTATCCCGCCGAGGTTGTTGATGCCTACGAGGCGATCAAACCTGACTTTGCGCAAACCGGATCGCCGAGGCTTGCAGGTGGCCTGAACATTGGCGCGCAACTGCACTGGCTTTTGGCCAGTGATCCGACACTGAAAGACCGCACCGCCCAGATCGTCACCTACCCGCAGTATTGGGGGCACCGTCTGACCGGCGTGACTGCAACCGATGTCACATCCATCGGCTGCCATACGGACCTCTGGAATCCCTATGACGGGACGTTTTCTGACCTGCCGGCAAAGCTTGGCATTCGCGACAAAATTGCACCCGTGCGCCGTCCGAGCGACATTTTGGGGCCGATCTTGCCAGAGATTGCAAAAGCCACCGGGCTTGCGCCTGAAACACCGGTTTGCGTCGGCATCCATGACTCGAACGCCTCGCTTTATCCGCATGTCATTTCGCAGGTCGGCCCCGTCTCTGTTGTGTCCACCGGGACCTGGGTGATTGTCATGTCGATGAAAGACGGGGGTGCTGTTGCACTGGATCCGTCTCGTGACACACTTGTCAACGTCAATGCGCGTGAACAGGCAGTCGCCAGCGCGCGCTTTATGGGCGGGCGAGAATTTGAAATGGTCCAGCAAGGCCAGCAGGTCGCACCGACCGAACAAGAGGTGACGGCGGTTCTGGAACGGCCCTGCATGTTGCTGCCATCGGTCGAAACCGGTTCGGGACCTTTTCAAGGGCGGCAGATGCATTGGCATAACGGTGAACCAGAGGTCGGAACGGGCCAAAGGTCGGCGGCGCTTTCGTTCTATCTGGCTTTGATGACGGGCACCTGCCTGAACTTTGTCAAAGGCGATGGCCCGACAATCGTGGAGGGCCCGTTTGCCAGAAACCCCGAATACCTTGCGATGCTTCAAGCTGTGACGGAGCGCCCAGTGCTCACGAATGCGGCGGTGACGGGAACGAGCATCGGCGCGGCGATGTTGCTTGGCGATGATGAGTTTCCGCCAAAACTTGACCAAGAAGAACCAACTCTGCCTTTGGATGCGCTAAGGGCCTATGCTGGTTTGTGGTCAGAATTGACCGGCGCCGCGTAG
- a CDS encoding urease accessory protein UreF: MNTDTARMSIDPTLVLAQWLSPGFPVGAFAYAHGLEAAIADGQVRDADSLTAWLTDVLENGSGRCDAILMRAGFGDAAEADAHARAFAASAERLLEMDLQGRAFCQTLAATEGMVLDALAYPVAVGQAAAQKGLPMNATVAMYLQAFVANLVSAAQRLMPLGQTEGQRVLNAVRPVVAAVTAATDGAGLDDLHSSAWMSDIAAMRHETMTTRIFRT; this comes from the coding sequence ATGAACACGGACACAGCGCGCATGAGCATTGATCCCACGTTGGTGCTGGCCCAATGGCTGTCGCCGGGGTTCCCGGTCGGTGCATTTGCCTATGCGCACGGATTAGAGGCTGCAATCGCGGATGGGCAGGTCAGGGATGCAGATAGCCTGACCGCGTGGCTCACGGATGTGCTGGAAAATGGCAGTGGCCGCTGCGACGCAATCCTGATGCGCGCAGGCTTTGGCGATGCGGCAGAGGCTGACGCCCATGCCCGCGCCTTTGCCGCCAGCGCTGAACGTCTGCTGGAAATGGACCTGCAGGGCCGCGCGTTTTGCCAAACGCTTGCAGCGACCGAAGGGATGGTGCTGGACGCGCTGGCCTATCCGGTGGCTGTGGGGCAGGCGGCAGCGCAAAAAGGGCTGCCGATGAATGCAACGGTGGCGATGTATTTGCAGGCCTTTGTCGCCAATTTGGTGTCCGCAGCACAGCGACTGATGCCGTTGGGCCAGACCGAAGGGCAAAGGGTTTTGAACGCGGTGCGGCCTGTGGTCGCCGCGGTCACAGCGGCCACCGATGGTGCCGGGCTGGATGATCTTCATAGCAGTGCCTGGATGTCCGATATTGCCGCGATGCGGCACGAAACCATGACGACGAGGATATTCAGGACATGA
- the ureC gene encoding urease subunit alpha — MPATISRASYAAMFGPTTGDKVRLADTDLIIEVERDLTAEAVGAAGTGGQGPNAAVYGEEVKFGGGKVIRDGMGQSQVTRAAGAVDTVITNALIVDHSGIYKADVGLKDGRIHKIGKAGNPDTQPGVDIIVGPGTEAIAGEGRILTAGGFDSHIHYICPQQIDDALHSGVTTMLGGGTGPAHGTLATTCTPGPWHIGRMLQSADAFAMNLAFAGKGNASLPEALEEQVKSGACALKLHEDWGTTPAAIDCCLDVADQMDVQVMIHTDTLNESGFVEHTVAAMKGRTIHAFHTEGAGGGHAPDIIKICGDANVLPSSTNPTRPFTVNTIEEHLDMLMVCHHLDKSIPEDVAFAESRIRRETIAAEDILHDMGAFSIIASDSQAMGRVGEVLIRTWQTADKMKKQRGALAEETGDNDNMRVRRYIAKYTINPAIAHGISHEIGSITEGKRADLVLWNPAFFGVKPEMVLMAGTIVCAQMGDPNASIPTPQPVYSRPMFGAYGRSVERSAVIFVSEAAQADGIGDKLGLAKDTVAVQGTRGIGKKDLILNDALPQIEVNPETYEVRADGELLTCQPADVLPMAQRYFLF; from the coding sequence ATGCCCGCAACGATTTCCCGCGCCAGCTATGCCGCGATGTTTGGGCCGACGACCGGCGATAAGGTGCGGTTGGCCGACACGGATCTGATCATCGAAGTTGAACGCGATTTGACGGCAGAGGCTGTCGGGGCCGCTGGAACCGGTGGGCAGGGCCCCAATGCTGCGGTTTACGGAGAAGAGGTCAAGTTCGGCGGCGGTAAGGTCATTCGCGATGGCATGGGACAGTCGCAGGTCACACGCGCTGCAGGCGCGGTGGATACCGTCATTACCAATGCGCTGATTGTTGATCATAGCGGCATCTACAAGGCTGACGTGGGCCTCAAAGACGGGCGCATCCACAAAATCGGCAAGGCGGGCAATCCCGATACCCAGCCGGGTGTGGATATCATCGTCGGACCGGGAACCGAGGCCATCGCGGGCGAAGGGCGGATCCTGACCGCTGGTGGCTTTGACAGCCATATCCATTACATCTGCCCGCAGCAGATCGACGACGCGCTGCATTCGGGCGTGACCACGATGCTGGGCGGCGGCACGGGGCCGGCGCATGGGACACTCGCAACGACTTGTACACCGGGGCCATGGCACATCGGGCGCATGCTGCAGTCAGCGGATGCTTTTGCGATGAACCTCGCGTTCGCGGGCAAGGGTAATGCATCACTGCCAGAAGCACTGGAAGAACAAGTCAAATCAGGGGCTTGCGCGCTGAAGTTGCACGAAGATTGGGGCACAACGCCCGCGGCTATTGACTGCTGTCTGGATGTGGCTGACCAGATGGATGTGCAGGTGATGATCCACACCGATACTTTGAACGAAAGCGGTTTTGTGGAACATACGGTGGCCGCCATGAAAGGCCGCACGATCCACGCCTTTCATACCGAAGGTGCGGGTGGCGGTCATGCACCCGACATCATCAAAATATGTGGCGATGCCAATGTCTTGCCATCCTCAACCAATCCAACACGACCGTTCACGGTAAACACCATCGAAGAGCACCTTGATATGCTGATGGTCTGTCACCACCTGGACAAATCGATCCCCGAGGATGTGGCCTTTGCTGAAAGCCGGATCAGGCGTGAAACCATCGCGGCAGAGGATATTCTGCACGATATGGGCGCCTTCAGCATCATTGCCTCAGACAGTCAGGCCATGGGCCGTGTGGGCGAGGTGCTGATCCGCACATGGCAGACCGCCGACAAGATGAAAAAGCAGCGCGGCGCGCTGGCCGAGGAAACCGGCGATAACGACAACATGCGGGTGCGGCGCTATATCGCGAAGTATACGATCAACCCGGCCATTGCGCATGGTATCAGCCACGAAATCGGCTCGATCACCGAAGGTAAGCGGGCTGATCTGGTTCTGTGGAATCCGGCGTTTTTCGGTGTGAAGCCTGAAATGGTGCTGATGGCAGGAACGATTGTCTGCGCGCAGATGGGGGATCCCAATGCCTCTATCCCGACGCCGCAGCCGGTCTATAGCCGCCCGATGTTCGGGGCCTATGGCCGATCGGTCGAACGCTCTGCCGTGATTTTCGTGTCCGAAGCGGCGCAGGCGGATGGGATTGGTGATAAGCTGGGGCTGGCGAAGGATACAGTTGCCGTGCAAGGCACGCGCGGAATTGGTAAGAAGGATCTGATCCTGAACGACGCGTTGCCGCAGATCGAAGTGAACCCGGAAACCTACGAGGTCCGCGCAGATGGAGAATTGCTGACATGCCAACCCGCAGACGTGCTGCCAATGGCGCAAAGGTATTTCCTGTTTTGA